The bacterium genomic sequence AGAGTAGGTCTCTCGCAATCAGTTGGCAAGAGCGGGTTGCAAACCACCTCAAGCTGCTTTGATTAAGAGTCAAGGTAGTAAGCGTTGAAGGAAAAGGCATAACATACGATTATGTCAGGTAGGTGCTAAAGAGACGAACGCAAGTGAACCACTGATGAAGTATCGAAAGGGAAAAGAGGGCAACGTCAGAACCGCAGGAAGTCTACTGCGTGATAAATCCAGAAGTAGCTTGCAGACTGTCTGGGTGGCGTTCGGTATAAAGGTGGCGTGACTTTAACACAGGCTGTGCATGGAACGTGGGAACCTGTCGCCTTGATGATAAGGGAGGGATTCAAGCGTGGAACCGTAAGAATCAGAGTACTAATGCGAGGCACAGGGGCGGATTATTCCGTAGTAGTGATGAAGGCTGGTAATACGGCTGGAGCGAAGGGAATAAGTTATTTAGTTGAGTTCAATAAACAACCAAAAAAAAATGGGATGATTTAATGGAAACAACAAAGTCGTTTAACATTGCGAAGCAAGTGGTGTTGGAAGCATGGAAGAAGGTAAAATCCAATGAGGGTGCTGCTGGGATAGATAATGAAACGGTAGAGGAGTTCGAACAAAATCTTAGCAAGAACCTTTATAAGATATGGAACAGGATGTCTTCTGGAACATACTTTCCTCCACCTGTAAAAGCAGTGGGAATACCCAAAAAGAGTGGTGGAGAAAGGATACTTGGAATACCAACGGTTGCAGACAGAGTTGCCCAGATGACGACAAAAAGGTATCTGGAACCGCACGTTGAACCAATTTTTGATGAAAATTCATATGGGTATAGACCGAACAAATCAGCAATCGAAGCGGTGAAAATAACACGGCAACGGTGCTGGAAATATGATTGGGTGCTTGAGTTCGATATTAAGAAATTGTTTGACACGGTTGACCATAAGTTGCTGATGAAGGTTGTAAAACGACATATGGACAACAAGTGGTCAATTCTGTATATTGAGCGTTGGTTAAAAGTGCCGTTCATCAAAGAAGACGGGACAATGGTAGAAAGGACACAAGGCACACCGCAAGGTGGGGTGATAAGCCCGTTACTTGCGAATATGTTTCTTCATTATGTTTTCGACAAATGGATGAGGCGTAAATTTCCGAGCCTCCCGTTCTGCCGATATGCAGATGATGGAATAATTCACTGCAAATCGGAAGCACAGGCAAAATTAGTAAGGGATAAATTATCCCAAAGGTTTAGGGAATGCAATCTGGAATTGCACTCAGATAAAACAAAGATAATTTATTGTAAAGATGAGGATAGGCAAGATGAATACGATAATATTAGCTTTGATTTTCTGGGGTTTACTTTTCGTCCGAGACTGTCGAAGAACAAATGGGGAAAATGCTTTGTGAATTTCACACCAGCGGTAAGTCAGGTTGCGTTGAAAGAAATACGAAAGAAAGCCAGAAAATATAAAATGCACTTAAGAAGTGACAAAACTCTGGAAGACCTTTCGAATTTATTCGGCCCAACGCTTCGAGGGTGGGTAAATTATTATAGCCATTTCTACAAATCGGCTATGTATCCCACTTTTGAGCATATTAATAGGATACTGGTTAGATGGGCAATGAGGAAGCACAAAAGATTCAGGAGAAAGCGGAAAGCAGCTACTCACTGGCTCGGGAGGCTTGCAAGACGTGATTCAAAGTTATTCGTACACTGGCAGTTTGGGATATATCCAGCGGCTAAATAACAAGAGCCGAATGAGTCGAGAGGCTCATGTTCGGTTCTGTGAGAGCATCGAGGGGAAGTTCCTCTTTGCTACTCGACTTATGGTTCAATTAAACAAGGAAGAGTTTAAAAACTTGATATTCCATTTTGGAACATCAAGTTGGGGAGGAACTCGCAAAACTCCTCGTGTCTTTACAGAGCATGGCATTTTAATGCTTTCATCAGTTCTTAATAGTAAGAGAGCTGTTCAGGTAAACATCCAGATTATGAGAGTGTTTACAAAACTCAGAGAACTTCTTGCAACTCACAAAGATTTGCAGCGAAAAATTGAAGATATAGAAAGCAAGTATGACGAACAGTTTAAAATTGTTTTTGAAGCTATAAGGCAGTTATTAGAACCACCTGTTTCACCAGAAAAGTCTAAAAGAAGAATTGGGTTTGTACAATAACAAAAATTAGTAATTCATTGGAAATTAGAAATTGAAAATTAAAAATTTACTCTTTGCGTTTATGTGCTTGTCTATCTTTTATTCTAATCCATGTTTTTCCTCAGAAGTTCAATTAAGCATATCTAAGGAATCTGCAAAAAAAGTGAATCTCTTTATTGAGGCTTTCGCTGTTGAAGGAGTCGAGCCTGATACAAAATTAGAAAAAGCAATTTATACTGATTTGTCAA encodes the following:
- the ltrA gene encoding group II intron reverse transcriptase/maturase produces the protein METTKSFNIAKQVVLEAWKKVKSNEGAAGIDNETVEEFEQNLSKNLYKIWNRMSSGTYFPPPVKAVGIPKKSGGERILGIPTVADRVAQMTTKRYLEPHVEPIFDENSYGYRPNKSAIEAVKITRQRCWKYDWVLEFDIKKLFDTVDHKLLMKVVKRHMDNKWSILYIERWLKVPFIKEDGTMVERTQGTPQGGVISPLLANMFLHYVFDKWMRRKFPSLPFCRYADDGIIHCKSEAQAKLVRDKLSQRFRECNLELHSDKTKIIYCKDEDRQDEYDNISFDFLGFTFRPRLSKNKWGKCFVNFTPAVSQVALKEIRKKARKYKMHLRSDKTLEDLSNLFGPTLRGWVNYYSHFYKSAMYPTFEHINRILVRWAMRKHKRFRRKRKAATHWLGRLARRDSKLFVHWQFGIYPAAK
- a CDS encoding ORF6N domain-containing protein, translating into MSREAHVRFCESIEGKFLFATRLMVQLNKEEFKNLIFHFGTSSWGGTRKTPRVFTEHGILMLSSVLNSKRAVQVNIQIMRVFTKLRELLATHKDLQRKIEDIESKYDEQFKIVFEAIRQLLEPPVSPEKSKRRIGFVQ